From Camelina sativa cultivar DH55 chromosome 7, Cs, whole genome shotgun sequence, one genomic window encodes:
- the LOC104701403 gene encoding histidine-rich glycoprotein-like isoform X2, with protein MLDKLLGRIAEFGLQGYGHKGYGSGRGYGFEERTEFVAHVESEGGYFDRQARYDQRIRLPANHGRPPMSHMPVCDEEDSDVEDFFESNQSHYTSNNHQYNQQPPHRNLIMPPSPYNGNIAKMGKMGNGLQGQHEETHQSGYGKHHGGHEVQYHGEHGMQYHEMQGMKHQSGHEVQHHSKHEMQHNKMQGMKHQSGQEVQNHSEHEMQHHKMQGMKHQSGHGVQHHSGHGVQHHSGQEMQGMKHQSGHGVQHHSGHGVQHHSGQEMQGMKHQSGHGVQHHSGHGVQHHSGQEMQGMKHQSGHGVQHHSGHGVQHHSGQEMQGMKHHEMQGMKYQSGHGVQNHSDHEMQGMKHKSGHGVQHHEMQGMKHQSGHEVQHNSKHGMQHHDMQGMKHQSGHGIQHHSGHGVQHHSGHEMQQHEMQGMKHQIGHGVQNHSEHGIQHHEMQGMKHQNGHGVQHHNEHGMQHHEMQGMKHQSGHGVHHQSGHEVQHHSEHGMQHKGGHEMQHQGGHEMQLYSAHGMKHQGGLGMQPYNGQGMKHHDMLMAPQVPPRHVYMNPNHDSSGGRTVVVVNATEKWRLSNNRKIGWGSKGL; from the exons atGCTTGATAAGCTTCTTGGACGGATCGCTGAGTTCGGGCTGCAGGGATACGGCCACAAGGGTTACGGGAGCGGCCGTGGCTACGGGTTCGAGGAGCGCACGGAGTTTGTGGCTCATGTGGAGTCAGAAGGAGGTTACTTTGACCGTCAAGCTCGCTACGACCAACGCATAAGGCTTCCGGCCAACCATGGCCGTCCACCCATGTCTCACATGCCTGTCTGCGATGAAGAAGACTCAGACGTGGAGGACTTCTTTGAGAGCAATCAGAGCCACTACACTAGCAACAACCACCAGTACAACCAACAGCCACCTCATCGCAACTTGATCATGCCCCCATCTCCTTACAAC GGAAATATAGCAAAGATGGGAAAGATGGGTAACGGATTGCAGGGGCAGCATGAAGAAACACACCAGAGCGGGTACGGGAAGCACCATGGTGGGCACGAGGTTCAATACCATGGTGAGCACGGAATGCAGTACCACGAGATGCAGGGGATGAAGCACCAAAGCGGGCACGAAGTTCAACACCATAGCAAGCACGAGATGCAACACAACAAGATGCAAGGAATGAAGCACCAAAGTGGGCAAGAGGTTCAGAACCATAGCGAGCACGAGATGCAACACCACAAG ATGCAGGGGATGAAGCACCAAAGCGGACACGGGGTTCAACACCATAGCGGGCACGGGGTTCAGCACCATAGCGGGCAAGAGATGCAGGGGATGAAGCACCAAAGCGGACACGGGGTTCAACACCATAGCGGGCACGGGGTTCAGCACCATAGCGGGCAAGAGATGCAGGGGATGAAGCACCAAAGCGGACACGGGGTTCAACACCATAGCGGGCACGGGGTTCAGCACCATAGCGGGCAAGAGATGCAGGGGATGAAGCACCAAAGCGGACACGGGGTTCAACACCATAGCGGGCACGGGGTTCAGCACCATAGCGGGCAAGAGATGCAGGGGATGAAGCACCACGAGATGCAAGGGATGAAGTACCAAAGCGGACACGGGGTACAAAACCATAGTGACCACGAGATGCAGGGGATGAAGCACAAAAGCGGGCATGGGGTTCAGCACCATGAGATGCAGGGAATGAAGCACCAAAGCGGGCACGAAGTTCAACACAATAGCAAACACGGGATGCAACACCACGACATGCAGGGGATGAAGCACCAAAGCGGGCACGGGATTCAACACCATAGCGGGCACGGGGTTCAACATCATAGCGGACACGAGATGCAGCAGCACGAGATGCAGGGGATGAAGCACCAAATTGGACATGGGGTTCAGAACCATAGTGAGCACGGGATACAACACCATGAGATGCAGGGGATGAAGCACCAAAACGGGCACGGAGTTCAACACCATAACGAGCATGGGATGCAGCACCATGAGATGCAGGGGATGAAGCATCAAAGCGGGCATGGGGTTCATCACCAAAGTGGACACGAGGTTCAACACCATAGCGAGCATGGGATGCAGCACAAAGGCGGCCACGAGATGCAGCACCAGGGCGGGCATGAGATGCAGCTGTACAGCGCACATGGTATGAAGCACCAAGGTGGGCTTGGGATGCAACCGTACAACGGGCAAGGGATGAAGCACCATGACATGCTTATGGCTCCCCAGGTTCCACCACGTCATGTGTACATGAACCCAAACCATGACAGTAGTGGAGGTCGTACAGTAGTGGTCGTTAACGCTACTGAGAAGTGGCGGCTCAGCAATAACCGAAAAATCGGGTGGGGGAGTAAGGGACTGTAG
- the LOC104701404 gene encoding histidine-rich glycoprotein-like isoform X3, with product MLDKLVGGVAEFGRGRGGYGYEERKEFASHVESEGGYFDRQARYDHRMRLPGNHGRPPMSHMSVCEEEDSDVEEFFESSKSHHTSNNHLQHHQQSPHRNFIPPPHHNHEGAYHGGHGMQHHDMHGMQHQGGHGMQHQGGHGMQHHGGHGVQHQGGHGMQHYDQHGMQHYGGQGMKHHDRLMAPQYPPHSVVAVKATENWRVSNNRKTGWGSKGL from the exons atgcTTGATAAGCTTGTTGGAGGGGTCGCTGAGTTCGGCCGTGGCCGCGGTGGTTACGGGTACGAGGAACGCAAGGAGTTCGCATCTCATGTGGAGTCGGAAGGAGGCTACTTTGACCGTCAAGCCCGCTATGACCACCGCATGAGGCTTCCGGGCAACCATGGCCGTCCACCCATGTCTCACATGTCTGTCTGCGAGGAAGAAGACTCAGACGTGGAGGAGTTCTTTGAGAGCAGTAAGAGCCACCACACTAGCAACAACCACCTGCAGCACCACCAACAGTCACCTCATCGCAACTTCATTCCCCCACCTCACCACAAC CATGAAGGTGCATACCACGGCGGGCACGGGATGCAGCACCACGACATGCACGGTATGCAGCACCAGGGAGGACACGGGATGCAGCACCAGGGAGGACACGGAATGCAGCACCACGGAGGACACGGGGTGCAGCATCAGGGCGGGCATGGGATGCAACATTACGACCAGCACGGGATGCAGCACTACGGCGGACAAGGGATGAAGCACCATGACAGGCTTATGGCTCCCCAGTATCCACCACATTCAGTAGTGGCCGTGAAGGCTACCGAGAATTGGCGGGTAAGCAACAACCGCAAAACCGGCTGGGGGAGTAAGGGACTCTAG
- the LOC104701404 gene encoding histidine-rich glycoprotein-like isoform X1, with the protein MLDKLVGGVAEFGRGRGGYGYEERKEFASHVESEGGYFDRQARYDHRMRLPGNHGRPPMSHMSVCEEEDSDVEEFFESSKSHHTSNNHLQHHQQSPHRNFIPPPHHNMGNGWQGQHEGAYHGGHGMQHHDMHGMQHQGGHGMQHQGGHGMQHHGGHGVQHQGGHGMQHYDQHGMQHYGGQGMKHHDRLMAPQYPPHSVVAVKATENWRVSNNRKTGWGSKGL; encoded by the exons atgcTTGATAAGCTTGTTGGAGGGGTCGCTGAGTTCGGCCGTGGCCGCGGTGGTTACGGGTACGAGGAACGCAAGGAGTTCGCATCTCATGTGGAGTCGGAAGGAGGCTACTTTGACCGTCAAGCCCGCTATGACCACCGCATGAGGCTTCCGGGCAACCATGGCCGTCCACCCATGTCTCACATGTCTGTCTGCGAGGAAGAAGACTCAGACGTGGAGGAGTTCTTTGAGAGCAGTAAGAGCCACCACACTAGCAACAACCACCTGCAGCACCACCAACAGTCACCTCATCGCAACTTCATTCCCCCACCTCACCACAAC ATGGGTAATGGATGGCAGGGGCAGCATGAAGGTGCATACCACGGCGGGCACGGGATGCAGCACCACGACATGCACGGTATGCAGCACCAGGGAGGACACGGGATGCAGCACCAGGGAGGACACGGAATGCAGCACCACGGAGGACACGGGGTGCAGCATCAGGGCGGGCATGGGATGCAACATTACGACCAGCACGGGATGCAGCACTACGGCGGACAAGGGATGAAGCACCATGACAGGCTTATGGCTCCCCAGTATCCACCACATTCAGTAGTGGCCGTGAAGGCTACCGAGAATTGGCGGGTAAGCAACAACCGCAAAACCGGCTGGGGGAGTAAGGGACTCTAG
- the LOC104701403 gene encoding histidine-rich glycoprotein-like isoform X1: MLDKLLGRIAEFGLQGYGHKGYGSGRGYGFEERTEFVAHVESEGGYFDRQARYDQRIRLPANHGRPPMSHMPVCDEEDSDVEDFFESNQSHYTSNNHQYNQQPPHRNLIMPPSPYNGNIAKMGKMGNGLQGQHEETHQSGYGKHHGGHEVQYHGEHGMQYHEMQGMKHQSGHEVQHHSKHEMQHNKMQGMKHQSGQEVQNHSEHEMQHHKMQGMKHQSGHGVQHHSGHGVQHHSGQEMQGMKHQSGHGVQHHSGHGVQHHSGQEMQGMKHQSGHGVQHHSGHGVQHHSGQEMQGMKHQSGHGVQHHSGHGVQHHSGQEMQGMKHQSGHGVQHHSGHGVQHHSGQEMQGMKHHEMQGMKYQSGHGVQNHSDHEMQGMKHKSGHGVQHHEMQGMKHQSGHEVQHNSKHGMQHHDMQGMKHQSGHGIQHHSGHGVQHHSGHEMQQHEMQGMKHQIGHGVQNHSEHGIQHHEMQGMKHQNGHGVQHHNEHGMQHHEMQGMKHQSGHGVHHQSGHEVQHHSEHGMQHKGGHEMQHQGGHEMQLYSAHGMKHQGGLGMQPYNGQGMKHHDMLMAPQVPPRHVYMNPNHDSSGGRTVVVVNATEKWRLSNNRKIGWGSKGL; encoded by the exons atGCTTGATAAGCTTCTTGGACGGATCGCTGAGTTCGGGCTGCAGGGATACGGCCACAAGGGTTACGGGAGCGGCCGTGGCTACGGGTTCGAGGAGCGCACGGAGTTTGTGGCTCATGTGGAGTCAGAAGGAGGTTACTTTGACCGTCAAGCTCGCTACGACCAACGCATAAGGCTTCCGGCCAACCATGGCCGTCCACCCATGTCTCACATGCCTGTCTGCGATGAAGAAGACTCAGACGTGGAGGACTTCTTTGAGAGCAATCAGAGCCACTACACTAGCAACAACCACCAGTACAACCAACAGCCACCTCATCGCAACTTGATCATGCCCCCATCTCCTTACAAC GGAAATATAGCAAAGATGGGAAAGATGGGTAACGGATTGCAGGGGCAGCATGAAGAAACACACCAGAGCGGGTACGGGAAGCACCATGGTGGGCACGAGGTTCAATACCATGGTGAGCACGGAATGCAGTACCACGAGATGCAGGGGATGAAGCACCAAAGCGGGCACGAAGTTCAACACCATAGCAAGCACGAGATGCAACACAACAAGATGCAAGGAATGAAGCACCAAAGTGGGCAAGAGGTTCAGAACCATAGCGAGCACGAGATGCAACACCACAAGATGCAGGGGATGAAGCACCAAAGCGGACACGGGGTTCAACACCATAGCGGGCACGGGGTTCAGCACCATAGCGGGCAAGAGATGCAGGGGATGAAGCACCAAAGCGGACACGGGGTTCAACACCATAGCGGGCACGGGGTTCAGCACCATAGCGGGCAAGAGATGCAGGGGATGAAGCACCAAAGCGGACACGGGGTTCAACACCATAGCGGGCACGGGGTTCAGCACCATAGCGGGCAAGAGATGCAGGGGATGAAGCACCAAAGCGGACACGGGGTTCAACACCATAGCGGGCACGGGGTTCAGCACCATAGCGGGCAAGAGATGCAGGGGATGAAGCACCAAAGCGGACACGGGGTTCAACACCATAGCGGGCACGGGGTTCAGCACCATAGCGGGCAAGAGATGCAGGGGATGAAGCACCACGAGATGCAAGGGATGAAGTACCAAAGCGGACACGGGGTACAAAACCATAGTGACCACGAGATGCAGGGGATGAAGCACAAAAGCGGGCATGGGGTTCAGCACCATGAGATGCAGGGAATGAAGCACCAAAGCGGGCACGAAGTTCAACACAATAGCAAACACGGGATGCAACACCACGACATGCAGGGGATGAAGCACCAAAGCGGGCACGGGATTCAACACCATAGCGGGCACGGGGTTCAACATCATAGCGGACACGAGATGCAGCAGCACGAGATGCAGGGGATGAAGCACCAAATTGGACATGGGGTTCAGAACCATAGTGAGCACGGGATACAACACCATGAGATGCAGGGGATGAAGCACCAAAACGGGCACGGAGTTCAACACCATAACGAGCATGGGATGCAGCACCATGAGATGCAGGGGATGAAGCATCAAAGCGGGCATGGGGTTCATCACCAAAGTGGACACGAGGTTCAACACCATAGCGAGCATGGGATGCAGCACAAAGGCGGCCACGAGATGCAGCACCAGGGCGGGCATGAGATGCAGCTGTACAGCGCACATGGTATGAAGCACCAAGGTGGGCTTGGGATGCAACCGTACAACGGGCAAGGGATGAAGCACCATGACATGCTTATGGCTCCCCAGGTTCCACCACGTCATGTGTACATGAACCCAAACCATGACAGTAGTGGAGGTCGTACAGTAGTGGTCGTTAACGCTACTGAGAAGTGGCGGCTCAGCAATAACCGAAAAATCGGGTGGGGGAGTAAGGGACTGTAG
- the LOC104701406 gene encoding uncharacterized protein LOC104701406 — MWWMMGENGGHYCSKKSDDLCGSQESDRGFGISRLCCILRGVDLKSILFLLVIVPMCVLGVYINALKISYFLRPLWESPPKPFHEIPHYHHENASMESLCKLHGWGTREFPRRVYDAVLFSTEVELLTIRWKELYPYVTQFVLLESNSTFTGLPKPLVFAGHKDEFKFVEPRLTYGSIGGRFKKGEKNPFYEEAYQRIALDQLLRIAGITDDDLLIMSDVDEIPSRHTINLLRWCDDIPQILHLRLKNYLYSFEFPVDNKSWRASVHRYQTGKTRYAHYRQSDVILADSGWHCSFCFRRISEFVFKMKAYSHYDRVRFAHYLNPKRVQRVICSGADLFDMIPEEYTFKDIIGKMGPIPHSYSAVHLPAYLLENAEKYKFLLPGNCLRDEE; from the exons ATGTGGTGGATGATGGGAGAGAACGGTGGTCACTACTGTTCTAAAAAGTCCGATGATTTATGCGGTTCTCAG GAATCAGATCGAGGCTTTGGTATCTCAAGACTCTGTTGCATCTTGCGTGGTGTGGATTTGAAATCGATCTTGTTTCTTTTAGTAATCGTACCAATGTGTGTTCTTGGTGTATACATCAACGCACTCAagatttcttatttcttaagaCCCTTGTGGGAATCACCACCAAAACCATTCCACGAGATCCCACATTATCACCACGAGAACGCTTCAATGGAATCTCTCTGTAAACTCCACGGTTGGGGTACCCGTGAGTTCCCTCGCCGTGTCTACGACGCTGTTCTCTTCAGTACTGAAGTTGAACTCTTAACGATACGGTGGAAAGAACTGTACCCTTACGTTACTCAGTTTGTGCTCCTTGAGTCTAACTCGACCTTCACCGGGTTACCAAAACCGCTTGTTTTCGCGGGACATAAGGATGAGTTTAAGTTCGTTGAGCCACGGTTGACTTACGGGTCGATTGGTGGAAGGTTTAAGAAAGGAGAGAAGAACCCTTTTTACGAAGAGGCTTATCAAAGAATCGCATTGGATCAGCTTTTGAGAATAGCTGGTATCACCGATGATGACTTGTTGATCATGTCTGATGTTGATGAGATCCCGAGCAGACATACGATAAATCTTCTCCGTTGGTGCGATGACATACCACAAATCCTTCACCTTAGACTGAAGAACTACTTGTACTCTTTCGAGTTCCCTGTCGATAACAAGAGCTGGAGAGCATCGGTGCATAGGTATCAGACGGGTAAGACAAGGTATGCGCATTATAGGCAGTCTGATGTGATCTTAGCGGATTCAGGGTGGCATTGCAGCTTCTGTTTCAGACGGATCAGCGAGTTTGTCTTCAAGATGAAAGCTTATAGTCATTACGATAGAGTGAGGTTCGCGCATTACTTGAACCCGAAAAGAGTTCAGAGAGTTATATGCAGCGGAGCTGATCTCTTCGACATGATCCCCGAGGAATACACGTTTAAAGACATCATCGGTAAAATGGGTCCGATTCCTCATTCTTACTCGGCTGTTCATCTTCCCGCGTACCTACTCGAGAACGCGGAGAAGTACAAGTTTCTTCTTCCGGGGAATTGCTTGAGAGACGAGGAATGA
- the LOC104701404 gene encoding histidine-rich glycoprotein-like isoform X2 has product MLDKLVGGVAEFGRGRGGYGYEERKEFASHVESEGGYFDRQARYDHRMRLPGNHGRPPMSHMSVCEEEDSDVEEFFESSKSHHTSNNHLQHHQQSPHRNFIPPPHHNGQHEGAYHGGHGMQHHDMHGMQHQGGHGMQHQGGHGMQHHGGHGVQHQGGHGMQHYDQHGMQHYGGQGMKHHDRLMAPQYPPHSVVAVKATENWRVSNNRKTGWGSKGL; this is encoded by the exons atgcTTGATAAGCTTGTTGGAGGGGTCGCTGAGTTCGGCCGTGGCCGCGGTGGTTACGGGTACGAGGAACGCAAGGAGTTCGCATCTCATGTGGAGTCGGAAGGAGGCTACTTTGACCGTCAAGCCCGCTATGACCACCGCATGAGGCTTCCGGGCAACCATGGCCGTCCACCCATGTCTCACATGTCTGTCTGCGAGGAAGAAGACTCAGACGTGGAGGAGTTCTTTGAGAGCAGTAAGAGCCACCACACTAGCAACAACCACCTGCAGCACCACCAACAGTCACCTCATCGCAACTTCATTCCCCCACCTCACCACAAC GGGCAGCATGAAGGTGCATACCACGGCGGGCACGGGATGCAGCACCACGACATGCACGGTATGCAGCACCAGGGAGGACACGGGATGCAGCACCAGGGAGGACACGGAATGCAGCACCACGGAGGACACGGGGTGCAGCATCAGGGCGGGCATGGGATGCAACATTACGACCAGCACGGGATGCAGCACTACGGCGGACAAGGGATGAAGCACCATGACAGGCTTATGGCTCCCCAGTATCCACCACATTCAGTAGTGGCCGTGAAGGCTACCGAGAATTGGCGGGTAAGCAACAACCGCAAAACCGGCTGGGGGAGTAAGGGACTCTAG